The following are from one region of the Alkalimarinus sediminis genome:
- the rpoC gene encoding DNA-directed RNA polymerase subunit beta' — MKDLLNLLKNQNHNKEFDSIRIGLASPEMIRSWSYGEVKKPETINYRTFKPERDGLFCAKIFGPIKDYECLCGKYKRLKHRGVICEKCGVEVALASVRRDRMGHIELASPVAHIWFLKSLPSRIGMLLDMTLRDIERVLYFESFIVIDPGMTTLEAGQLLTDEQYYEALEEFGDEFDAKMGAEAVQALLKDIDLEGEISELREEIPATSSETKIKKLSKRLKLLEAFYNSGNNPEWMVLKVLPVLPPDLRPLVPLDGGRFATSDLNDLYRRVINRNNRLKRLLELSAPDIIVRNEKRMLQEAVDALLDNGRRGRAITGSNKRPLKSLADMIKGKQGRFRQNLLGKRVDYSGRSVIVVGPSLRLHQCGLPKKMALELFKPFIFSKLESRGLATTIKAAKKMVERETAEVWDILAEVIREHPVMLNRAPTLHRLGIQAFEPVLIEGKAIQLHPLVCAAYNADFDGDQMAVHVPLTLEAQLEARALMMSTNNILSPANGEPIIVPSQDVVLGLYYMTREKINVKGEGMVFSDIKEAHRAYSSNQVHLQAKVKIRVEEVVVDDEGNKTVSKSVVDTTVGRALLFDILPDGLPYSLVNQNMTKKAISKLINTSYRKCGLKDSVIFADQLMYLGFRQATLSGASIGVNDFVIPDEKETIINASTTEVKEIESQFASGLLTQGEKYNKVIDIWSRANDKVAKAMMDTLGKESVTDREGNEVTQDSFNSVYMMADSGARGSAAQIRQLAGMRGLMAKPDGSIIETPITANFREGLNVLQYFISTHGARKGLADTALKTANSGYLTRRLVDVAQDLVVTETDCGTEDGLLMTPMIEGGDVVVPLGDRVLGRVTAKDVYAPGNKEDAVLPVGTFLDEAMIAKIEEAGVDEIWVRSAITCETKYGVCSACYGRDLARGHIVNAGEAVGVIAAQSIGEPGTQLTMRTFHIGGAASRSSAVDNIQVKHGGKIRLHNMKSIERKDGNLVVASRSSALAVADDHGREREWYKLPYGALITAKDGDQVEAGAIVAKWDPHTHPIITEMEGIVKFIGMEEGITINTQTDELTGLSSVQVIDPKDRPAAGKDIRPMVQLVDNDGNELKLPVNDAPAQYFLPANALLSLRDGGAVEKGDVIARIPQESSKTRDITGGLPRVADLFEARKPKEPSILAEISGVVSFGKETKGKKRLVITPVDGGDPYEVLIPKHRQMNVFEGEQVEKGEVVSDGPSNPHDILRLLGVVELTRYITNEIQDVYRLQGVVINDKHIEVIVRQMLRKVDILDSGDTELIKGDQVEYVKLLEENEKALANDKMPAQSERMLLGITKASLATESFISAASFQETTRVLTEGAVTGKRDYLRGLKENVVVGRLIPAGTGLTYHSERKKRKTAKVDDIGVSAADVVEALSAELNK, encoded by the coding sequence ATGAAAGATTTATTAAATTTACTTAAAAACCAGAATCACAATAAGGAATTTGATTCGATTCGCATTGGTCTGGCGTCGCCAGAGATGATTCGTTCATGGTCATATGGTGAAGTTAAAAAGCCGGAAACTATCAACTACCGTACTTTCAAGCCTGAAAGAGACGGTCTTTTTTGTGCCAAAATATTTGGTCCAATAAAAGATTATGAATGCCTTTGTGGTAAGTATAAGCGCTTAAAGCATCGTGGTGTTATTTGTGAGAAGTGCGGTGTAGAAGTTGCGCTAGCAAGCGTTCGTCGTGACCGTATGGGTCACATCGAATTGGCCAGCCCTGTTGCGCACATTTGGTTCTTGAAGTCACTGCCGTCCCGTATCGGTATGCTTCTCGATATGACCTTAAGAGATATCGAGAGAGTACTATATTTTGAGTCGTTTATTGTAATAGACCCGGGTATGACGACTCTTGAAGCTGGTCAGCTGTTGACAGATGAGCAGTACTACGAAGCCCTAGAAGAATTTGGTGATGAGTTTGATGCCAAAATGGGTGCTGAGGCAGTTCAGGCATTACTCAAAGATATTGATCTTGAAGGTGAGATTTCAGAGCTGCGCGAAGAGATTCCAGCGACTAGCTCAGAGACCAAAATCAAAAAGCTATCTAAGCGTCTCAAGCTGCTTGAAGCGTTCTACAATTCAGGTAATAACCCTGAGTGGATGGTGCTAAAGGTTTTACCAGTGTTACCGCCCGATCTAAGACCGTTGGTTCCATTGGATGGTGGCCGTTTTGCAACATCAGACCTTAACGATCTTTATCGCCGTGTTATTAACCGTAATAACCGATTGAAGCGTCTTTTGGAGCTTAGCGCACCTGATATTATTGTTCGCAACGAAAAGCGTATGTTGCAAGAGGCAGTCGATGCGCTTCTTGATAACGGACGTCGTGGTCGTGCGATCACAGGCTCTAACAAACGTCCATTGAAATCTTTGGCAGATATGATCAAAGGTAAGCAGGGTCGTTTCCGTCAAAACTTGCTTGGTAAGCGAGTTGATTACTCCGGCCGTTCGGTAATCGTTGTTGGTCCAAGTTTACGACTACATCAGTGTGGTTTGCCTAAGAAAATGGCGCTTGAATTATTCAAGCCGTTTATCTTTAGCAAATTAGAAAGCCGTGGTTTAGCAACTACGATTAAAGCTGCTAAAAAGATGGTTGAGCGTGAAACTGCCGAAGTGTGGGATATTCTAGCTGAGGTTATTCGTGAGCACCCAGTTATGCTTAACCGTGCGCCAACCCTTCACCGATTGGGTATTCAGGCGTTTGAGCCGGTACTTATTGAAGGTAAAGCGATTCAACTGCATCCGTTAGTTTGTGCGGCATATAACGCCGACTTCGACGGCGACCAAATGGCAGTACACGTTCCACTTACGTTGGAGGCTCAATTAGAGGCTCGAGCGTTAATGATGTCTACTAACAATATATTGTCGCCAGCAAACGGCGAGCCAATTATTGTACCGTCTCAGGATGTTGTTCTTGGTCTTTACTATATGACCCGAGAAAAGATCAACGTTAAAGGTGAGGGTATGGTGTTCTCTGATATTAAAGAGGCTCACCGTGCATACAGCAGTAATCAGGTACACCTTCAAGCGAAAGTTAAGATCCGTGTTGAAGAAGTTGTGGTAGATGACGAAGGTAACAAGACGGTAAGCAAATCAGTCGTTGATACCACTGTTGGTCGAGCATTATTGTTTGATATTTTACCGGACGGACTTCCTTATTCATTGGTCAATCAAAACATGACCAAGAAGGCGATCTCGAAGCTTATCAACACTTCTTACCGTAAATGTGGTTTGAAAGATTCGGTAATATTTGCTGATCAGTTGATGTACCTTGGTTTCAGACAGGCAACTCTTTCAGGGGCGTCTATCGGCGTAAATGACTTTGTTATTCCTGATGAGAAAGAGACTATTATCAATGCCTCGACGACAGAGGTTAAAGAGATTGAATCGCAGTTTGCGTCAGGTCTTTTGACTCAGGGTGAAAAGTACAACAAAGTTATAGATATCTGGTCGCGTGCTAACGATAAAGTGGCCAAAGCGATGATGGATACACTTGGTAAAGAGAGTGTGACTGACAGAGAGGGTAATGAGGTTACACAAGACTCATTTAACTCCGTCTACATGATGGCGGATTCCGGGGCAAGGGGCTCGGCTGCTCAGATTCGTCAGCTAGCTGGTATGCGTGGCCTGATGGCTAAGCCAGATGGCTCGATCATCGAAACGCCGATCACCGCTAACTTTAGAGAAGGCCTCAACGTACTACAGTACTTTATCTCTACCCACGGTGCTCGTAAGGGTCTTGCTGATACAGCACTTAAGACCGCTAACTCTGGTTACTTGACCCGACGTCTTGTGGATGTAGCTCAAGATCTTGTAGTGACTGAAACAGATTGCGGTACAGAAGATGGCTTGTTGATGACACCGATGATCGAAGGGGGGGATGTTGTAGTTCCTCTCGGTGATCGAGTGTTGGGTCGTGTGACGGCTAAAGATGTATATGCGCCAGGTAACAAAGAAGACGCGGTATTGCCAGTAGGTACATTCTTAGATGAAGCGATGATCGCGAAAATCGAAGAAGCGGGTGTCGATGAGATATGGGTTCGCTCTGCAATTACATGTGAAACCAAGTACGGCGTATGTTCGGCCTGTTATGGTCGTGACCTTGCCCGAGGACATATTGTAAATGCGGGTGAAGCTGTAGGTGTTATCGCTGCACAGTCTATCGGTGAGCCAGGTACACAGTTGACCATGCGTACGTTCCACATTGGTGGTGCGGCCTCTAGATCTTCTGCGGTAGACAATATTCAAGTTAAGCATGGCGGTAAGATCCGTCTACACAACATGAAGTCGATCGAGCGAAAAGATGGTAATCTCGTGGTTGCTTCTCGTTCCTCGGCCCTTGCAGTGGCTGACGACCATGGTCGTGAAAGAGAGTGGTATAAGCTACCTTACGGTGCTCTAATTACTGCGAAGGATGGTGATCAGGTTGAAGCAGGCGCGATTGTAGCTAAATGGGATCCGCATACGCACCCGATTATTACCGAGATGGAAGGTATCGTTAAGTTCATTGGCATGGAAGAAGGTATTACAATTAATACCCAGACTGATGAGTTAACAGGTCTTTCAAGTGTTCAGGTTATTGACCCTAAAGATCGCCCAGCGGCAGGTAAAGATATTCGACCAATGGTTCAACTTGTTGATAATGATGGTAACGAACTTAAATTGCCTGTTAATGATGCGCCAGCACAGTACTTCTTGCCAGCAAATGCACTGTTAAGCCTCAGAGATGGTGGTGCTGTTGAGAAGGGTGATGTTATAGCCCGTATCCCTCAGGAGTCATCAAAGACTCGAGATATTACCGGTGGTCTACCACGAGTAGCCGACCTGTTTGAAGCTCGTAAGCCTAAAGAACCATCTATATTGGCAGAAATTAGCGGTGTTGTTAGTTTCGGTAAAGAGACTAAGGGCAAGAAGAGGCTTGTGATTACCCCAGTTGATGGCGGAGATCCTTATGAGGTTCTAATTCCTAAGCATCGCCAAATGAACGTTTTTGAAGGTGAGCAGGTAGAAAAGGGTGAGGTTGTATCGGACGGTCCATCTAACCCACATGATATCTTAAGGTTGTTAGGAGTTGTCGAGCTTACTCGATACATTACGAATGAGATTCAAGATGTTTACCGTTTGCAGGGTGTTGTGATTAACGATAAGCACATTGAAGTTATCGTTCGTCAAATGCTTCGTAAGGTCGATATACTTGACTCTGGTGATACAGAGCTTATCAAGGGTGACCAGGTAGAATACGTTAAGCTTCTCGAAGAAAACGAGAAGGCACTTGCGAACGACAAGATGCCAGCTCAGTCAGAACGGATGCTGCTCGGTATTACTAAGGCATCCTTGGCTACTGAATCATTTATCTCTGCTGCATCATTCCAAGAAACTACAAGGGTTCTTACCGAAGGTGCTGTAACAGGTAAGCGTGATTACTTGCGTGGCCTGAAAGAGAACGTAGTTGTAGGTCGATTGATCCCTGCAGGTACTGGTTTGACTTATCACTCAGAGCGCAAAAAGCGTAAAACTGCCAAAGTAGATGATATCGGTGTAAGTGCAGCTGATGTTGTAGAGGCGTTAAGTGCTGAGTTAAACAAGTAA
- the rpsL gene encoding 30S ribosomal protein S12 produces the protein MATINQLVRKPRKRQVTKSDVPALKACPQRRGVCTRVYTTTPKKPNSALRKVCRVRLTSGFEVTSYIGGEGHNLQEHSVVLIRGGRVKDLPGVRYHTVRGSLDTSGVADRKQGRSKYGAKRPKG, from the coding sequence ATGGCAACTATTAATCAGTTGGTACGTAAGCCTCGTAAGCGTCAAGTTACTAAGAGTGACGTTCCTGCGTTGAAGGCTTGCCCTCAGCGTCGTGGCGTTTGTACTCGTGTTTACACAACTACACCGAAGAAGCCAAACTCGGCTTTGCGTAAAGTTTGTCGTGTACGTTTAACTAGCGGTTTTGAGGTTACATCGTACATCGGTGGTGAAGGTCACAACTTACAAGAGCACAGCGTTGTTCTTATTCGTGGTGGTCGTGTAAAAGACTTGCCTGGTGTTCGTTACCACACAGTTCGTGGTAGCTTGGATACTTCAGGTGTTGCTGATCGTAAGCAAGGTCGTTCTAAGTATGGTGCTAAGCGTCCTAAGGGTTAG